A genomic window from Punica granatum isolate Tunisia-2019 chromosome 2, ASM765513v2, whole genome shotgun sequence includes:
- the LOC116194224 gene encoding transcription factor IBH1-like 1, whose amino-acid sequence MTCSFHRVERMENRTSLKKKFLQKWIKGLQLYSPSENLTTITERRKFIKLSADIAMASVRGSMTKWSRALIANASCNSENKVLVEQISGCSTEILRKSAPDLGRACRLQASVAKKITSKKILKRSRRMRKREPLPSRLLPSSIAKRLVKKRTQLLKSLLPGGESMDDESLIKETLDYIVSLRAQVDVMRSLARMSGFKSS is encoded by the exons ATGACCTGTTCTTTTCATAGGGTGGAGAG GATGGAAAACAGGACCTCGTTAAAGAAAAAGTTCCTCCAGAAATGGATAAAGGGTCTCCAATTATATAGTCCTTCCGAGAACTTGACCACTATCACCGAAAGAAGAAAGTTCATAAAGCTCTCGGCAGACATAGCCATGGCCTCGGTTCGAGGCAGCATGACAAAGTGGAGCCGTGCCTTAATCGCAAACGCGTCCTGTAACTCCGAGAACAAAGTCCTCGTCGAGCAAATATCCGGCTGTAGTACGGAAATCTTGAGGAAGTCAGCACCGGATTTGGGCCGAGCATGTAGATTACAAGCTTCAGTTGCCAAGAAGATCACCAGCAAGAAGATCTTGAAGAGAAGCCGAAGAATGAGGAAACGTGAGCCTCTGCCGAGCCGACTGCTGCCGAGTTCTATTGCAAAGAGGTTGGTGAAGAAGAGGACCCAACTGCTGAAGAGTTTACTGCCGGGAGGCGAATCCATGGATGACGAGTCTCTGATCAAGGAAACCCTAGATTACATAGTGTCTCTCCGAGCCCAGGTCGATGTAATGCGGTCTCTTGCTCGTATGTCAGGATTTAAATC